Within Desulfobacter sp., the genomic segment CGGATAATGTAATGGATACATTGGCCAAGGGAGCGGCTCTCCTAATTAGTTTAGATGTGGTCAGATTCCTTATGGTGTCAACGCTTCTGTATTATGATATATCCGCAAGGAGATTTCAACCGAACGATTTATCAGTCGCCATAGGGCAGAAGCCCCGTAAACCGACCTTTTCCGTTGCTATTTTTTAGAAATATGCTAAGAATATAGAAACTATGAGCCATATATTGACAATTTCAGGGCCGAGGGGCGGGTCGGGAAAAAGCGTAACCGCCTTGAATCTTTCTGCTTCCATGGGCCTTTATAATAAAAAAGTTCTTCTGGTTGACTGCGATCCTTTGGGGGCGGTAAGCCGGTGGTCCGGCGTGGAGACAGTCCAATGCCCTTTTGACCTGGCCTCGGTGCTGAGGGGAAAGACTCCCCTGGACCGGGCGGTGGTCAAAACTCAGTTCCCCTCATTGGATGTGCTTCCGGCAGGCACGGACTTATTTGCCCTTTCCTTGAACCTGTCCAGAGCAGCAGCCAACGAGAAAATACTTAGGTTGCTCATGGAAGATATCCGCCGGGATTACAATTTTATTATTTTGGATGCCCCGTCATCCTGTGGTTTTTTGAGCATTGCGGCCATGACCGCCGCGGACCGGCTGGTCGCTGCAATGAGCGGGGAAGATGGCTGGATCGGGGATTTTTACGCCTTGCTGAAATCCGTCCAATATATCCGCAAGTCCCATGACAGGGATTTGAAAATAGCCGGTATTTCCCTGAACAGGTGCAGCGATTCCCAGGACTGGGCAGACGGGGATGTTGATGGGGGGGGCAGCGGCATGCGGGACCTGCTCTATGACAATCGTATTCCTGATGACAGAACGGTTCAGGAAGCCGTCGGCAAAAAGACCCCGCTGGTGCTTTATGATGTAAATGCCCCGGCGGCCCGGGCATATCTGGGCCTTGCCAGGGAAATCATCCTTTCG encodes:
- a CDS encoding ParA family protein; this encodes MSHILTISGPRGGSGKSVTALNLSASMGLYNKKVLLVDCDPLGAVSRWSGVETVQCPFDLASVLRGKTPLDRAVVKTQFPSLDVLPAGTDLFALSLNLSRAAANEKILRLLMEDIRRDYNFIILDAPSSCGFLSIAAMTAADRLVAAMSGEDGWIGDFYALLKSVQYIRKSHDRDLKIAGISLNRCSDSQDWADGDVDGGGSGMRDLLYDNRIPDDRTVQEAVGKKTPLVLYDVNAPAARAYLGLAREIILSFN